A genomic region of Arachis stenosperma cultivar V10309 chromosome 9, arast.V10309.gnm1.PFL2, whole genome shotgun sequence contains the following coding sequences:
- the LOC130949183 gene encoding transcription factor bHLH51-like yields the protein MCVPTQIVPHAYDSAFASLQFQYPWPLAFEGFPEDRAASASKSHSQAEKRRRDRINAQLTTLRKLIPKSDKMDKAALLGSVVDHVKDLKRKAMDVSKSITVPSETDEVTIIECETDQDESYAKVKILKHNIVISVCCDDRPELFSELIQVLKGLRLTAVYER from the exons ATGTGTG TACCAACACAGATAGTGCCTCATGCCTATGACTCAGCCTTTGCctctcttcaatttcaatatccaTGGCCTTTAGCCTTTGAAGGGTTTCCAGAAGATAGAGCTGCAAGTGCTTCTAAGAGCCATAGCCAAGCagagaaaagaagaagggacAGGATCAATGCACAGCTTACAACTCTTAGAAAACTGATTCCTAAATCTGATAAG ATGGACAAGGCTGCATTACTAGGGAGTGTAGTAGATCATGTGAAGGATCTAAAGCGAAAAGCGATGGATGTGAGCAAAAGCATCACAGTTCCAAGTGAAACTGATGAAGTAACAATAATAGAGTGTGAAACTGATCAAGATGAAAGCTATGCTAAAGTGAAGATACTGAAGCACAACATTGTAATTTCAGTTTGCTGTGATGATAGACCAGAACTTTTCAGTGAACTCATTCAAGTCCTAAAAGGGTTGAGGCTCACAGCAGTATATGAAAGATAA